A DNA window from Vigna angularis cultivar LongXiaoDou No.4 chromosome 1, ASM1680809v1, whole genome shotgun sequence contains the following coding sequences:
- the LOC108338360 gene encoding uncharacterized protein LOC108338360, whose product MLAPNRTREALSLSLPQPSSHPPEPVNVLLRRRHLLSTTAFTISFNFNLSFATSLSVTEPVAGASGLFQMPPPRLTNRYFLVRAGESEFESMGIINTNPVEKTSVDSGLSERGKKQAIKAAFDLKETGACDKGCWIWSAITQRAYQTAEIIASVNGVTRSYIVPEFSFLDARGLGAYEGKKLESVSEVYASDGISPNIKPPPIDDGTPNESVADVFVRVTQLMSILETQYSGDTVIIVSPDSDNLTILQAGLIGLDLRRHRDLSFSPGEVRFVDPSDIPAYKQPASAVYKCSKNPPNCN is encoded by the exons ATGTTGGCACCAAATCGAACGAGGGAAGCACTTTCTCTTTCCCTACCCCAACCGTCGTCTCATCCTCCGGAACCCGTAAACGTCCTCCTCCGGCGACGCCACCTCCTCAGCACCACCGCATTCACCATCTCCTTCAATTTCAATCTTTCATTCGCAACCTCTCTGTCCGTAACAGAGCCGGTGGCCGGTGCCAGCGGCCTCTTCCAAATGCCCCCACCACGCCTGACCAACCG GTATTTTCTGGTGAGAGCTGGTGAGTCTGAGTTCGAGAGCATGGGAATTATCAACACCAACCCCGTGGAGAAGACTTCAGTGGATAGTGGCTTATCTGAAAGAGGGAAGAAACAGGCTATAAAAGCAGCTTTTGATTTGAAAGAAACGGGAGCATGTGACAAAGGTTGTTGGATCTGGTCTGCTATAACTCAAAGAGCTTACCAGACTGCAGAGATCATTGCTTCTGTTAATGGAGTTACCCGTAG CTATATAGTCCCAGAATTCAGCTTTCTTGATGCCCGTGGATTAGGTGCATATGAAGGAAAAAAACTGGAATCCGTTTCAGAA GTGTATGCGTCAGATGGTATATCTCCAAACATCAAGCCTCCTCCTATTGATGATGGAACTCCGAATGAGAGTGTTGCAGATGTTTTTGTTCGTGTGACACAACTAATGTCGATTCTCGAAACTCAGTACTCAGGTGACACCGTTATTATAGTTTCGCCTGATTCTGACAACTTGACAATTCTTCAGGCTGGTTTGATAGGACTAGACCTACGAAG ACACAGGGATTTGTCTTTTTCACCTGGTGAAGTCCGC